A genomic window from Brevibacillus agri includes:
- a CDS encoding YkvI family membrane protein → MQGTWRASWQIAFTYIGTVVGAGFASGREIVEFFVQYGTHGLIGIVIATSLFMWAGIRVMLISYRIQANSYQEVSTYLFGHPFGTVFNTLLLTVMLGTTSVMLAATGAIFWESFHLSPQIGIWLSMILIFFVTRKGLFAIHQVNSIFVPLLIAFTMLVFLYSKPWLDTGVTIEALRPWAWLSSPLYYVALNVTLTQAVLVPIGRHSTSEKPLIVGGIIGGLGIGLLLLLAFSSLTVKMPGIQEAEMPMIALLQGLGRGIPFLFSLLVYAEIFSTLVANVFGLAQQIRQVTRLRGATIILGILVICYLVSFIGFSSLLRFLYPLFGQLVVLFLVMLVYRQWRDRAW, encoded by the coding sequence ATGCAAGGAACATGGAGAGCCTCATGGCAAATCGCTTTTACGTATATCGGAACAGTCGTAGGAGCCGGCTTTGCATCAGGCAGAGAAATCGTCGAGTTCTTTGTGCAATACGGGACACATGGCTTGATTGGCATTGTGATTGCGACAAGTTTATTCATGTGGGCTGGTATTCGGGTAATGCTCATCTCCTACCGGATCCAGGCCAATTCCTATCAAGAGGTCAGCACGTATTTGTTCGGGCACCCTTTTGGCACCGTTTTTAATACGCTGCTGCTAACCGTTATGCTAGGAACGACGTCCGTGATGCTAGCGGCTACCGGCGCTATTTTCTGGGAGTCTTTTCATTTGTCCCCGCAAATCGGCATTTGGCTGAGCATGATTCTCATTTTTTTCGTCACGCGCAAAGGGCTGTTTGCCATTCATCAAGTGAACAGCATTTTTGTGCCCCTGCTCATTGCCTTTACCATGCTCGTGTTTCTGTACTCGAAACCATGGCTGGATACAGGCGTCACGATAGAAGCGTTGCGGCCGTGGGCCTGGCTCAGCTCCCCTCTTTACTATGTTGCCTTAAATGTGACGCTGACACAAGCGGTTCTTGTGCCGATCGGCCGGCACAGCACAAGCGAAAAGCCTCTGATCGTCGGGGGAATCATCGGCGGGCTGGGAATTGGGCTGCTCTTGCTGCTGGCTTTTTCTTCGTTGACGGTAAAAATGCCGGGTATTCAGGAGGCGGAAATGCCGATGATCGCCCTGCTGCAAGGGCTGGGAAGGGGAATCCCGTTTTTGTTCTCCTTGCTGGTGTACGCGGAAATTTTCTCGACGCTCGTAGCCAATGTGTTCGGCTTGGCGCAGCAAATTCGCCAGGTGACGCGACTGCGCGGAGCCACGATCATTCTCGGCATCCTCGTCATCTGCTACCTGGTCAGCTTTATCGGCTTCAGCTCGCTGCTGCGCTTTTTGTACCCGCTGTTTGGCCAGCTCGTCGTGTTGTTCCTGGTGATGCTCGTCTACAGACAGTGGCGTGACCGCGCCTGGTAG
- a CDS encoding MBL fold metallo-hydrolase: MRVTVLGYQSPYPGPGGATPGYLIETNEVKLLVDCGSGVLSQLGVYLPIYELDALLLSHYHHDHVADVGVLQYGLMVHQLFGQRPADQPLPIYAPALQKQQTKTLTYRNATRFFPVEEQSQLAIGDVHVSFLRTDHGDGDPCYAMRLVANGKTIVYGADSGPGTNWRGFADRADLFICEGTYLDHNRPAKPNGHLSVRQAAELAQAHDCRSLLVTHLFHGYEESEVLGQAEAFVAGPVYAARIGLQIEL; this comes from the coding sequence ATGCGCGTAACCGTGCTCGGCTATCAATCTCCATATCCAGGCCCTGGAGGAGCGACACCGGGGTACTTGATCGAGACGAACGAAGTGAAGCTGCTCGTAGATTGCGGCAGCGGCGTGCTTTCCCAGCTCGGTGTCTATTTGCCTATTTACGAGCTGGATGCCCTGCTTTTGTCTCATTATCATCACGACCATGTGGCAGATGTGGGGGTGCTCCAGTATGGACTGATGGTGCATCAGTTGTTCGGGCAACGGCCTGCTGACCAGCCGCTTCCCATCTACGCGCCAGCGTTGCAAAAGCAGCAGACGAAAACGCTGACCTACCGGAATGCGACCCGCTTTTTCCCGGTCGAGGAGCAAAGCCAGCTCGCCATCGGGGATGTGCACGTCTCCTTCCTGCGCACGGATCACGGTGACGGGGACCCTTGCTACGCCATGCGCCTTGTGGCAAATGGGAAAACGATTGTCTACGGCGCCGACAGTGGGCCAGGGACAAACTGGCGAGGCTTTGCTGATCGGGCAGACTTGTTTATATGTGAAGGGACTTATTTGGACCATAATCGCCCAGCGAAGCCGAACGGGCATTTGTCCGTCCGCCAGGCGGCAGAGCTGGCGCAGGCGCACGATTGCCGGTCGCTTCTGGTCACCCATCTGTTCCACGGGTACGAAGAGAGCGAGGTACTAGGTCAGGCGGAGGCGTTTGTGGCAGGTCCGGTGTATGCGGCCCGCATCGGTTTGCAAATCGAGCTGTAG
- a CDS encoding tRNA (mnm(5)s(2)U34)-methyltransferase → MFPNVLEVARKLIRERVQQGETVIDATMGNGNDTLFLAQLVQETGKVIAFDIQPQAIAKTKDRLEREGLADRVELKLASHEEIESLNVQAAAIMFNLGYLPGGDKEITTQASSTIRAIESGLRVLRPGGIMTVMIYWGHAAGEVEKEAVEAFCHELSQLEFLVLKYQYINQQNQAPFLLAIERRAQ, encoded by the coding sequence ATGTTTCCAAATGTATTGGAAGTAGCACGAAAACTGATTCGCGAGCGCGTACAACAAGGCGAGACGGTGATCGACGCCACGATGGGCAACGGCAATGACACGCTGTTTCTCGCCCAGCTCGTTCAGGAGACGGGAAAGGTCATCGCCTTCGACATTCAGCCGCAGGCGATCGCCAAAACGAAAGATCGGCTGGAGCGGGAAGGCTTGGCAGACCGCGTAGAGCTGAAGCTGGCGAGCCACGAGGAAATTGAGAGCCTGAACGTGCAAGCCGCCGCGATCATGTTCAACCTGGGCTATTTGCCCGGAGGCGACAAAGAGATTACGACCCAGGCCAGCAGCACGATCCGCGCCATCGAGTCCGGCCTGCGCGTACTGCGGCCAGGAGGGATCATGACGGTAATGATCTACTGGGGCCATGCCGCAGGCGAAGTAGAAAAGGAGGCCGTGGAGGCTTTTTGCCACGAGCTTAGCCAGTTGGAGTTTCTCGTGTTGAAATACCAGTACATCAACCAGCAAAACCAGGCGCCGTTTCTTTTGGCGATTGAGCGCCGGGCCCAGTAG
- a CDS encoding YheC/YheD family protein: MDRIGIMLDWAIMQKGIKGDKSYERLPYYVEIGKELGLEPVFFHPRHVLAGEERVQGYFWNGSRLVSRLVPIPRVIHNRVLTGDQKARAVISRLSKKKTVFNGLVVRDKRKVHQMLWKNEHIRKYLPHTVPYSGEQLRQFLDKYQVVYVKPSIGSVGIGVARIERHGSDYHFIASKKRKVMSRPALLAAVRRWVGNKRFLIQRGIPLARYGGKTFDIRVSVQKNRERDWTVSGMVAKVANSKNKLSNLSRGGRAVPFTEAVATLFTPEQQAETIQRISEAAVAIAKQYGRHFSSLADLGMDMGIDEKGNPYLIEVNVRDQRYSFFKAGEKAMFKQTYRHPLEYALTLLEEQKLRKKHAAQFLRLHG, translated from the coding sequence GTGGACAGAATCGGCATTATGTTAGATTGGGCCATTATGCAGAAAGGGATCAAAGGAGACAAGTCGTACGAGCGCCTGCCGTATTATGTGGAAATCGGCAAAGAGCTGGGGCTGGAGCCTGTCTTTTTTCATCCAAGGCATGTCCTTGCAGGCGAGGAACGGGTGCAAGGCTATTTTTGGAATGGCAGCAGGCTCGTTTCCCGACTGGTCCCGATCCCGCGGGTCATCCACAACCGCGTCCTGACCGGGGACCAAAAAGCCCGCGCTGTCATTTCCCGGCTCAGCAAAAAGAAGACAGTCTTCAACGGTTTGGTCGTGCGCGACAAGCGAAAGGTGCACCAGATGCTGTGGAAGAACGAGCACATTCGCAAATACTTGCCCCACACCGTTCCCTATTCAGGTGAACAGCTTCGCCAGTTTCTCGATAAATACCAGGTGGTCTATGTCAAGCCGTCAATCGGTTCTGTGGGCATCGGTGTGGCAAGAATCGAACGCCACGGGAGCGACTACCACTTTATCGCCTCGAAAAAGCGCAAAGTGATGTCGCGTCCGGCGCTGCTGGCCGCCGTCCGGCGATGGGTCGGCAACAAACGCTTTCTCATCCAGCGAGGCATCCCGCTGGCCCGCTACGGCGGAAAAACGTTTGACATTCGCGTGTCCGTGCAAAAAAATCGGGAGCGGGACTGGACGGTCAGCGGAATGGTCGCCAAAGTCGCCAACAGCAAAAACAAACTGAGCAACCTTTCGCGCGGCGGCAGGGCAGTGCCTTTCACAGAAGCGGTGGCAACGTTGTTCACGCCTGAGCAGCAAGCGGAGACGATCCAGCGCATCAGCGAAGCGGCTGTCGCTATTGCAAAGCAGTACGGCCGCCATTTTTCCTCGCTGGCGGATCTCGGGATGGACATGGGCATCGACGAGAAAGGCAACCCGTACTTAATCGAGGTCAATGTGCGGGACCAGCGGTATTCTTTTTTCAAGGCAGGGGAAAAGGCGATGTTCAAACAGACGTATCGCCATCCGTTGGAATACGCCTTGACCTTGCTGGAGGAGCAAAAGCTGCGCAAAAAACACGCGGCCCAATTTTTGCGGCTGCACGGATAA